TTCATCGCCTTTGTATCATTGGTCTAAAGAAAAAAGTTTTACAAATGGTGACAGTCATTATTGGGGAATTTGGTGGGGATTGAAGGATATTGAAGAAACCAATACGAAAACCGGACGTTTTGTAAGCGAATATGGAATGTTGTCTTTCCCAAATTATGCTTCAGTCGAAAGTTTCACTTCAGAAGAAGACCGTCGTTTATATTCAGATGTATTAAAAGTACACTTAAAAGCAGGGAAAGGTTTTGAAAAATTAGACTCTTATCTCGGTAGATATTTCATTGATGCCTCTAAAATAAAAAAGATGAATTTGGAGGATTATGCCTATTTGAGCCAGTGTATGCATTATTATTCCATAAAAAATATTGTAGGTATTCACCGTTCAAAAGCACCTTACAATATGGGAACTTTAGTCTGGCAGTTAAACGACTGCTGGCCGGTTGCAAGCTGGAGTATTTCGGATTATGAGAACCGACAACCGAAAGCTGCTTGGTATGCCATAAAAGAAGCGTACAGAGATGATATAAAACCAGAAATTGATTTGACGCGTCCGATAAATTTAAAACTAGAAAATCCAAAAATAAGCTGGCAGATAAAAGGAAATAAAATTGTCTTAAAAGCAGAAAAAGCGGCTAAATATATTTGCATTTCAGCCAAAGGATATACAGGAAAATGGAGCGACAATTATTTTGATTTAGTTGCTGGAGAAGAAAAAACAATTTCATTTGAAGGAAAAATAACGAAATCTGAAATTAAGATTTATTCTTTGTTTGACGTTTTAGAAAGAAATAAATAAGAGGTTCAAAGGGGCAAATGTGCAGAGGAACAAAGGTTTTCTGTAGAGCGCTCCGCAGTGCGTCTCCTTATGAAAATTGGATTTTATTGTTTATTGAGAGGTTCTTACAATTGACAAAGGTTTTCTGTAGAGGCGCACCGCAGTGCGTCTCGGCAAGGTGATTAAAAAATACGTAAATCGTTTAAATCTTTTTGATTATTGATTTACATTGAAATTATAAAAACAAACAAAATGGTTAAAAAATACAATAGAATTGTTCTTGGCGGCATTTTAGCTTTAAACCTGATTTTTGTGAATCCTATAAATTCACAGAAGAAAAAAGACAAACAAATACAGACAAATTACACACAATACGTCGATCCCGTTATCGGATCTGCTGGTCACGGTCACGTGTTCGTTGGGGCGAATGTTCCTTTTGGAGCGGTGCAGTTAGGACCCGTGAATATTTTTGAAGGCTGGGATTGGTGCAGCGGTTATAACTACGCCAGTAATACCATTTTAGGTTTTACACACACGCATTTAAGCGGAACCGGAATTGGCGATTTAAATGATATTCTTGTACTTCCTGTCAGCGGAAAAGTCGGTTTGATTAAGGGAACAAAAGAAGACATGGTAAACGGTTACGGTTCGTTTTTCTCTCATAAAAATGAAGTAACTAAACCTGGATATTACAGTGTTTTATTAGATAAATATAAAATCAAAGCCGAATTAACGGCCAGCGAAAGAGTTGGTTTTCATAAATACACTTTCGAAAACACAAACGATTCACATATTTTAATTGATCTTGCTGACGGAATTGGCTGGGACAGACCTGTAAAAACGTTCATTAAAAAAATCAGCGAAACCAAAATTGAAGGATATCGTTATTCGACAGGCTGGGCTTCAGATCAGCGTGTTTATTTTGCAATGGAATTTTCGGAACCTATTACCAACATGGCGGTTTATGACAGTACTGCTATGGTGAAAGGAACGGAAGGAGAAGGCTTAAAAATAAAAGCGGTTTTAGATTTTAAAACCTTAAAAAACAAACAGGTTCTAGTAAAGGTTGGAATTTCTCCAGTAAGTACCGAAAATGCATCTGCCAATATAAAAGGAGAAATTCCAGATTGGAATTTTGATGCCGTTGTAAAATTAGCAGATTCAAAATGGAACAAAGAACTCAATAAAGTTCAGATCAAAGCAGATGAAAAAACAATGAAAGTTTTCTATACTTCGTTGTACCACACCATGTTTGCACCTTCCATTTTTAATGATGCCAACGGAGATTACAGAGGAACAGATAAAAAAGTTTACGAAAAAGCCAATTTTACCAATTACACCACTTTTTCACTTTGGGATACTTATCGCGGCTTGCATCCATTATATACGATTACGCAGCCAGAAAAAATCAATGATATTGTAAAATCGTTTCTGGCGATTTACGAACAGCAAGGCAGATTACCCGTTTGGCATTTAATGGGCAACGAAACCAATACCATGAACGGAAACCATTCTATAGCCGTTATTGTTGACGCTTACTTAAAAGGATATCGTGATTACGATACGAATTTAGCCTACGAAGCCATCAAAAAAACAGCAATGCAAACCCGAGACGGAATGGATTATGTTCAAAAACTCGAATATATTCCTGCCGATAAATTATTAGAATCGGTTGGAAATGCTTTAGAATATGCAATCGATGATTATTGTATTGCTTTGATGGCGAAATCTTTAAACAAAACAGACGATTATAATTACTTTACCAAAAGAGCCAATTTATACAAACAGTATTTTGATAAAGAAACCACTTTTATGCGTGGCAAATTAACCAACGGAAATTGGAGAACGCCATTTAATCCGCTTTCGTCAGCGCACCGTAAAGACGATTATGTCGAAGGAAATGCGTGGCAGTACACTTGGTTGGTGCCTCAGGATCCGTACGGTTTAATTGAATTATTTGGAAGCGAAGAAAAATTTATCGCCAAACTAGATTCACTTTTCTTATTGACGGATAAAGTAGAAGGTGAGGATGTTTCACCAGATATCAGCGGTTTGATTGGTCAGTACGCACACGGAAACGAACCCAATCATCATATTCCGTATTTGTATGCATATGTGGGCCAGCCTTGGAAAACAGCAAAATTAATTCGTGAAATCGATGATAAATTTTATTCTGTAAAACCAGACGGATTATGCGGAAATGAAGATTTAGGGCAAATGTCGGCTTGGTATATTTTATCATCTATGGGATTTTATTCGGTTAATCCAGCAAACGGAATTTATGTTTTGGGAAGTCCGCTAGTAAACACAGCCGTAATTCATCATACAAAAGAGGTTTCTTTTACGATAAATGCAGTTAATAACAGTGCTTCAAATATCTATATCCAAAAAGCGGAATACAACGGAAAACCCTATACAAAATCGTACATCACACATGAGATGATTGTAAAAGGCGGAGAATTAAAATTGTATATGGGAGACAAACCTTCAACAACTTGGGGAGTAAAGAAAGAGGATAGGCCTCAATAATTTTAGATTTCTGATTTTAGATTTCTGATTTTAGATTTTAGATTTTTCAGCAACGCTCCTGCAAGGTTTTCAAAACCTTGTAGGTATTTAGACAAAGCTTAAAGCATAAAGCAAAAAAAAATGAAAATAAAGAGTTTAATTTTTTTAGGAATATTGCAGTCCTGTTTTTTCCTAAATGCACAGAATTTAGATCCTGTAGAATATGTAAATCCTTTAATGGGAACACAATCGCTGCATAATCTTTCAAACGGAAATACGTATCCTGCAATCTGCAGACCTTGGGGTATGAATTTTTGGACGCCTCAAACGGGAAAAATGGGCGATGGCTGGGCTTACACCTATACAGCCGAAAAAATCAGAGGATTTAAACAGACGCATCAGCCTTCACCGTGGATGAACGATTACGGACAGTTTTCGATTATGCCGGTTACAGGAAAATTGGCTTTCGCCGAAGACGATCGAGCAAGTTGGTTTAGTCATAAAGCAGAAGTTTCAAAGCCTTATTATTACAGCGTTTATCTTGCCGATCATGATGTTACAACCGAAATTACAACAACCGAAAGAGCAGCACATTTTCAAATTACTTTTCCTGAAAATGAGCAATCTTCTATCGTAATCGATGCTTTTGATAAAGGTTCATATATCAAAATAATTCCTTCGGAAAATAAAGTAATTGGTTATACAACGCGAAACAGCGGCGGAGTGCCACAAAACTTCAAAAACTATTTTGTTTTACAATTTGATAAATCGTTTTTAACCCATTCAACATGGACAGATAAAATCCTGACCAAAGATAAATTAGAAGCATCAGGACTGCATACAGGAGCTGTAATTGGTTTTAAAACGAAAAAAGGAGAAAAAGTCAATGTGAGAATAGCTTCTTCTTTCATAAGTCCAGAACAAGCTGAATTGAATTTAAAAAACGAATTAGGCACATCGACTTTTGAAGAAACTGTAGCAAAATCAAAAGAGGAATGGAATAAAGTTTTAGGAAGAATTAATGTAGAAGATACGAACCAAGAGCAATTAAAAACATTTTATTCTTGTTTGTACAGAACCGTTTGTTTTCCTCAAAAACAATATGAAATCAATAAAGATGGCGATATAGTACATTATAGTCCGTATAACGGAAAAGTTCTTTCAGGTTATATGTATGCTGGAACTGGTTTTTGGGACACGTTCCGTGCTTTATATCCTTTGTTAAACCTAGTTTATCCTTCGGTAAACAAAGAAATGCAGGAAGGTTTGATAAACGATTATAAAGAAGGCGGATTTTTACCAGAATGGTCAAGTCCTGGTTTTAGAGACGTAATGGTAGGAAATAATTCTGCTTCTGTCGTTTCAGATGCATATATGAAAGGTTTACGCGGTTATGACATCAATACTTTATATGAAGCTTTACTGCACGGAGCTAACAATGAAGGACCTTTGGAAGCAGTTGGTAGAAAAGGAGTTCAATATTACAATACGTTAGGATATGTTCCGTATGATGTAAATATCAACGAAAATGCGGCACGAACTTTAGAATACGCTTATGATGATTTTACGATTTGGAAACTGGCAAAAGCATTAAATCGTCCGAAAAAAGAAATCAATCTGCTGGAAAAACGGATGCTGAATTACAAAAAACTCTATAATCCGTCAGTAGGATTAATGAGCGGACGAAATAAAGACGGCAGTTTTCCTGTGAATTTTAATCCGTTTAAATGGGGAGATGCTTTTACCGAAGGAAACAGCTGGCATTACAGCTGGAGCGTTTTTCA
This is a stretch of genomic DNA from Flavobacterium endoglycinae. It encodes these proteins:
- a CDS encoding GH92 family glycosyl hydrolase encodes the protein MVKKYNRIVLGGILALNLIFVNPINSQKKKDKQIQTNYTQYVDPVIGSAGHGHVFVGANVPFGAVQLGPVNIFEGWDWCSGYNYASNTILGFTHTHLSGTGIGDLNDILVLPVSGKVGLIKGTKEDMVNGYGSFFSHKNEVTKPGYYSVLLDKYKIKAELTASERVGFHKYTFENTNDSHILIDLADGIGWDRPVKTFIKKISETKIEGYRYSTGWASDQRVYFAMEFSEPITNMAVYDSTAMVKGTEGEGLKIKAVLDFKTLKNKQVLVKVGISPVSTENASANIKGEIPDWNFDAVVKLADSKWNKELNKVQIKADEKTMKVFYTSLYHTMFAPSIFNDANGDYRGTDKKVYEKANFTNYTTFSLWDTYRGLHPLYTITQPEKINDIVKSFLAIYEQQGRLPVWHLMGNETNTMNGNHSIAVIVDAYLKGYRDYDTNLAYEAIKKTAMQTRDGMDYVQKLEYIPADKLLESVGNALEYAIDDYCIALMAKSLNKTDDYNYFTKRANLYKQYFDKETTFMRGKLTNGNWRTPFNPLSSAHRKDDYVEGNAWQYTWLVPQDPYGLIELFGSEEKFIAKLDSLFLLTDKVEGEDVSPDISGLIGQYAHGNEPNHHIPYLYAYVGQPWKTAKLIREIDDKFYSVKPDGLCGNEDLGQMSAWYILSSMGFYSVNPANGIYVLGSPLVNTAVIHHTKEVSFTINAVNNSASNIYIQKAEYNGKPYTKSYITHEMIVKGGELKLYMGDKPSTTWGVKKEDRPQ
- a CDS encoding GH92 family glycosyl hydrolase, producing MKIKSLIFLGILQSCFFLNAQNLDPVEYVNPLMGTQSLHNLSNGNTYPAICRPWGMNFWTPQTGKMGDGWAYTYTAEKIRGFKQTHQPSPWMNDYGQFSIMPVTGKLAFAEDDRASWFSHKAEVSKPYYYSVYLADHDVTTEITTTERAAHFQITFPENEQSSIVIDAFDKGSYIKIIPSENKVIGYTTRNSGGVPQNFKNYFVLQFDKSFLTHSTWTDKILTKDKLEASGLHTGAVIGFKTKKGEKVNVRIASSFISPEQAELNLKNELGTSTFEETVAKSKEEWNKVLGRINVEDTNQEQLKTFYSCLYRTVCFPQKQYEINKDGDIVHYSPYNGKVLSGYMYAGTGFWDTFRALYPLLNLVYPSVNKEMQEGLINDYKEGGFLPEWSSPGFRDVMVGNNSASVVSDAYMKGLRGYDINTLYEALLHGANNEGPLEAVGRKGVQYYNTLGYVPYDVNINENAARTLEYAYDDFTIWKLAKALNRPKKEINLLEKRMLNYKKLYNPSVGLMSGRNKDGSFPVNFNPFKWGDAFTEGNSWHYSWSVFHDIQGLIDLMGGEKNFTAKLDAVFTTPPIFDDSYYGAVIHEIREMQIMNMGQYAHGNQPIQHMIYLYNYAGEPWKTQYWSREVMNRLYKPTPDGYCGDEDNGQTSAWYIFSALGFYPVCPGTEEYVLGAPLFKKTTLQFEDGKQLIINAPNNSDVSRYVNELKWQDSAYPKNYLNHFELLKGGELYFDMVSSPNLQRGTTKDSYPYSYSISK